A portion of the Nitrospira sp. genome contains these proteins:
- a CDS encoding response regulator: protein MLTDVPRILLADDEETFRRSTARLFEQEGYRCDCAVDSDEAGRLLTKEHDVLIPDIRMPGNMQFEFLRDVRSRFPMLPIVLVTGYPSVQTAVESLRLSFTDYLLKPVDWPDLRRAVGEAVKKTTMLRMTAALREEAKRLVASLEHLNHDLPPMGSGTNESELAWSLDTYLAQCFAQMAVLSDRLRSVLTSQFQGHAEAPIDVCRMMECPRLTTYRAALEGTVEVLAKTKNSFRSKDLGLLREKIEQVLREDI from the coding sequence ATGTTGACTGATGTACCGAGAATTCTCTTGGCGGATGATGAAGAGACGTTTCGTCGTTCGACAGCCAGACTGTTTGAGCAAGAGGGGTATCGCTGCGATTGCGCGGTGGATTCCGACGAGGCCGGGCGGTTGCTGACGAAGGAGCACGATGTGCTTATTCCCGATATCCGCATGCCGGGGAACATGCAGTTTGAATTTCTCCGGGACGTCCGCAGCCGCTTTCCGATGTTGCCGATCGTACTTGTGACGGGCTATCCCTCGGTTCAGACCGCCGTGGAGTCTCTACGTCTCTCGTTCACCGATTATCTGCTGAAGCCGGTAGATTGGCCGGATCTGCGTCGGGCGGTGGGCGAGGCGGTGAAAAAGACGACGATGCTGCGGATGACCGCCGCCCTGCGCGAGGAGGCGAAACGATTGGTCGCGTCACTGGAGCATTTGAATCACGATCTCCCGCCGATGGGAAGCGGCACCAACGAGTCGGAGTTGGCTTGGTCGCTGGATACCTATCTCGCGCAATGCTTTGCCCAGATGGCCGTTTTGTCCGATAGACTCCGGTCTGTGCTGACGAGCCAATTCCAAGGCCATGCCGAGGCGCCCATCGATGTGTGCCGAATGATGGAGTGCCCCAGACTCACGACCTATCGAGCCGCGCTCGAGGGGACGGTCGAGGTGCTCGCGAAGACAAAAAACTCCTTCCGCTCCAAGGATCTGGGATTGCTCCGGGAAAAAATCGAACAGGTGCTTCGCGAGGACATATGA
- a CDS encoding PAS domain S-box protein, whose amino-acid sequence MNEQRHQGQKRSCVGEDASADSCQCIQAIIEGTCDAMFIKDRDGRYRLCNASTAQFIGKRSEDIIGQDDYALFPVRAAESIREQDRLVMAGAKVVTFEETLAMPGGELRTFLSTKGPLFDSERQVCGLFGISRDITERKRVEEALREANTAVELAMEGISKLDSAGRYLFVNAQYAALLGYRPEELVGQSWEITVHPEDRSAVGAAFSRMLEVGKAEGEFRGIRKDGTVFDQYVVIVKPQSEANALSGHYCFAKDVTERKLTERREQATQRLLASITRVQSLFIDNEKPDAVFDIMLRELLQLTESEYGWIGEVRSDEDQPVLRISEVTNIAWNNETRTFLACQAPMLEFRHLKTLFGHIMTSGQPVIANDPAHDPRVGGMLPGYRPMHAILSLPFSHGGVMTGMVCIANRPGGYDEALVAYLQPFLGTCGQVVEGLRSKRLRSEAEQALRMSEDRFRVAMQGTNDGIWDWDLRTDKVYFSERWKTMLGYEDHEIADLYSEWESRLHPGDRPRVLAELHHYLQTQGGAYDVEFRFRKKDGTYCWIQARGKALWDAEGHPTRMAGSHTEITERKWEEALQNVERQTLELVAKGRPLNDVLGFLCRAVEAQTAPMLCAVMLASKEGTQLLSAAAPSLPDAYNRLVHVVPIGPMIGSCGSAAHFRKPVFVADIATDLLWKDYAPLALAHGLKACWSQPILSSTGILFGTFAAYFREQRAPQQKDLRLIERASHIAALAIEHARTLEALKESERRFHAFMQHSPAVTFIKDRDGRHLFVNARFEQLFGMSSEEAIAKTVFDFLPNDTAARVHGDDQRVMASGQPMEIEETIPTVGGRLKHWLTIKFPLETEQGTLLGGIGIDITERKRLERASQDQHDRLRLAMDIAKLATWDWNILTNQVIWSENCEEVKGLPRGSFDGTFEAYQRLLYPEDLPGLHADIEQALSGQKPYHTEHRIVPPTGEIQWIEGNGVVYRDELGRPIRMVGTVRNITEQKRVEQTLRVNEERYARATAVGQVGVWELDVRAGTYYGDRNLKAMFGYHLDELSADPYAWLNVVHPDDQSIAMTHWQRIARGEVDDYQYELRMTKKDGTVIWTDVRGHAVRDHDNQVTLIIGTTVDITDRKRVETALRESEERLRTLYDDNPSMYFTVAPGGTILSVNRFGAQLLGYHSDELIGGRIFDIVYEEDTAFVLQELAQAFAGAAGSIKSLEFRKRTKEGTIIWVRERLRIVRTEETGPVALIVCEDISARKKIEAVLAEREEHLRLFIEHSPVALAMFDQEMRYLAVSQRWREDYQLGDQPLLGRSHYEVFPEVPERWKAIHRRCLAGAVESCKEDPFGRLDGRTNWSHWEIRPWLRSEGTIGGIVIFSEDITARKQAEIAAYESEERFTLAVRATNDGIWDWNILTGEQHWSGRHFELFGLQSSEVVSTYASWRALVHPDDVDRVDQAMCHHLGMCEPYDVEVRVKINNGGYRWFRDRGQAVWDASGRPIRMVGSISDITEQRNAEQALRVAHAELEQRVAERTEQLALTNRSLQKEIVERTKAEEAIRESELRYKLLTEATFDGIAIHDQGVLLEVNPGLERMFGYQPGELLGRSILDLIAEESLDRVAANMRDGVRGPYEAIACRKDGTTFPGEVVVRPYHYRGKEVRLVAGRDITERKHLEVERLRRTEELECQIAERTAEIAKLESQRAQAEKLAAMGRLAAGVAHEINNPIAGIKNAFTLVRQAIDPTHPSAEFVGLIDREIARVASIIQNMYQLCRPETRSGEMVDVRILVTDLEALLTPLLQQRRLKFVVDLMSAPRWLCVPRGDLMQVMLNLLTNAIECSPEGSPITLSLREEADGVRLVVRDQGGGIAPEYLPHIFDPFYTTKTGRDQKGMGLGLSVSQSLVQAMGGTIEVDTQVHCGSTFTMCLPRDRVGAKV is encoded by the coding sequence ATGAATGAGCAACGCCATCAAGGACAGAAGAGATCCTGCGTCGGTGAAGACGCCTCAGCGGATTCCTGTCAGTGTATCCAGGCCATCATCGAGGGGACATGCGATGCGATGTTCATTAAAGATCGAGATGGCCGTTACCGGCTGTGTAATGCCTCGACGGCCCAGTTCATCGGCAAGCGATCAGAGGACATCATCGGGCAGGACGACTATGCGCTGTTTCCAGTGAGGGCTGCGGAGTCAATCAGAGAACAGGACCGGCTGGTGATGGCCGGAGCCAAGGTCGTCACATTTGAGGAAACGCTTGCGATGCCCGGCGGAGAATTGCGGACCTTTCTCAGTACCAAAGGCCCGCTGTTCGATTCTGAGCGGCAGGTGTGCGGGTTGTTCGGCATCTCTCGAGACATTACCGAACGGAAGAGGGTAGAAGAGGCCTTACGCGAAGCGAATACTGCGGTTGAGCTTGCGATGGAGGGCATTTCGAAGCTCGATAGTGCCGGGCGCTATCTGTTTGTGAATGCCCAATATGCGGCGCTGTTGGGCTATCGTCCTGAGGAGTTGGTCGGACAATCCTGGGAAATTACGGTGCATCCGGAGGACCGGTCGGCTGTTGGGGCGGCATTCAGCCGGATGCTCGAGGTCGGGAAGGCAGAAGGCGAGTTCAGAGGAATCCGAAAAGACGGCACCGTCTTCGATCAGTACGTCGTCATCGTGAAACCGCAGAGCGAGGCGAACGCGCTGTCAGGTCACTACTGCTTTGCCAAGGATGTGACCGAACGCAAGCTCACGGAGAGACGAGAGCAGGCGACGCAGCGACTGTTGGCGTCGATCACTCGTGTGCAATCGTTGTTTATCGACAATGAAAAGCCCGACGCGGTGTTTGACATCATGTTACGGGAATTGCTGCAGCTGACGGAGAGTGAATATGGATGGATCGGAGAAGTGCGGTCTGACGAAGATCAGCCTGTCTTGAGGATCTCCGAGGTCACCAACATCGCCTGGAACAACGAGACCCGCACATTCTTGGCTTGTCAGGCACCCATGCTCGAATTCAGGCATCTCAAGACCCTCTTCGGCCACATCATGACGAGCGGCCAGCCTGTGATAGCCAACGATCCGGCCCACGATCCACGGGTGGGTGGGATGCTCCCTGGCTACCGACCGATGCACGCGATTTTGAGCCTGCCGTTCTCCCATGGCGGAGTCATGACGGGGATGGTCTGCATCGCCAATCGGCCTGGTGGGTATGACGAGGCGCTGGTCGCCTACCTCCAACCGTTCCTCGGAACCTGTGGGCAAGTAGTCGAGGGCCTTCGCAGCAAGCGTCTGCGGAGCGAGGCTGAGCAGGCGCTCCGCATGAGTGAGGATCGGTTCCGGGTGGCTATGCAAGGAACCAATGACGGCATCTGGGACTGGGATCTTCGCACGGACAAGGTCTATTTCTCCGAGCGTTGGAAGACCATGCTTGGATATGAAGATCACGAGATTGCCGACCTCTACAGTGAGTGGGAATCCCGTCTCCACCCGGGCGATCGGCCTCGAGTGTTAGCCGAGCTGCATCATTACTTGCAGACTCAGGGGGGTGCCTATGATGTGGAGTTTCGATTCCGAAAGAAGGACGGCACCTATTGTTGGATCCAGGCGCGAGGGAAAGCACTGTGGGATGCCGAGGGACATCCCACTCGTATGGCAGGATCTCACACGGAGATTACGGAGCGCAAATGGGAAGAAGCGCTTCAGAATGTCGAGAGGCAGACGTTGGAATTGGTGGCCAAGGGGCGGCCTCTTAACGATGTGTTAGGGTTCCTGTGCCGTGCGGTCGAGGCACAGACGGCGCCGATGCTCTGCGCCGTCATGCTGGCCAGCAAGGAGGGAACGCAGTTGTTGTCTGCAGCGGCACCCAGTCTTCCTGATGCCTACAATCGACTTGTTCATGTGGTTCCCATCGGTCCCATGATCGGCTCCTGTGGAAGTGCCGCCCATTTCAGGAAGCCTGTGTTCGTCGCCGACATTGCGACCGACCTCCTCTGGAAAGACTATGCACCGCTCGCGCTGGCTCATGGGCTGAAGGCCTGTTGGTCGCAGCCGATCTTGAGTTCCACCGGTATCCTGTTCGGCACCTTTGCCGCATACTTTCGAGAACAGAGGGCACCGCAACAGAAGGATCTCAGGTTGATAGAGCGGGCCAGCCACATTGCCGCACTCGCCATTGAACATGCTCGTACCCTGGAAGCATTGAAGGAAAGTGAGAGACGATTCCACGCATTTATGCAGCACAGTCCGGCGGTCACATTTATCAAGGATAGGGACGGGCGTCACCTCTTCGTCAATGCTCGGTTTGAACAGCTGTTCGGGATGTCCAGTGAGGAGGCCATCGCAAAGACGGTCTTCGATTTCTTGCCGAATGATACTGCGGCACGGGTGCATGGGGACGACCAACGGGTGATGGCATCCGGTCAACCGATGGAGATTGAAGAAACGATTCCCACCGTAGGAGGTCGGCTCAAACATTGGCTCACGATCAAGTTTCCCTTGGAGACGGAGCAAGGAACGTTGCTCGGTGGTATCGGGATCGACATCACGGAACGGAAGAGGCTCGAACGAGCGAGTCAGGATCAACATGATCGTCTTCGCTTGGCGATGGACATTGCCAAATTGGCCACCTGGGATTGGAATATCCTCACCAATCAGGTCATCTGGTCAGAGAACTGTGAAGAAGTGAAGGGGCTGCCTCGAGGCTCGTTCGATGGGACGTTTGAGGCCTATCAACGGTTGCTGTACCCGGAAGATCTGCCGGGGCTGCATGCGGACATCGAGCAGGCACTCAGCGGTCAGAAGCCCTACCACACGGAGCATCGGATCGTGCCGCCGACCGGCGAGATACAGTGGATCGAGGGTAACGGTGTGGTCTATCGAGACGAGCTGGGCCGGCCCATCCGGATGGTGGGCACCGTGAGAAACATCACCGAACAGAAACGCGTTGAACAGACCTTGCGGGTGAATGAGGAACGGTATGCCAGGGCCACGGCGGTGGGACAAGTCGGAGTCTGGGAATTGGATGTACGAGCTGGCACGTACTACGGAGACAGGAATCTGAAAGCCATGTTCGGGTATCACCTCGACGAGCTGTCCGCCGATCCTTATGCCTGGCTCAACGTTGTGCATCCGGACGATCAATCCATTGCCATGACTCATTGGCAACGAATCGCGAGGGGCGAAGTCGACGACTACCAGTATGAATTGCGCATGACCAAAAAAGACGGCACGGTCATCTGGACCGATGTCCGAGGCCATGCCGTTCGTGATCATGACAATCAGGTGACGCTTATTATTGGGACAACCGTTGATATCACTGATCGCAAGCGTGTGGAAACAGCCCTGCGCGAAAGCGAGGAACGTCTACGTACCCTGTACGATGATAATCCCTCCATGTACTTCACGGTGGCGCCGGGCGGCACAATTCTGTCTGTGAACCGATTCGGAGCTCAGCTGTTGGGGTATCATTCGGATGAGCTGATCGGCGGACGAATTTTCGACATCGTGTATGAAGAGGACACAGCGTTCGTTCTTCAGGAACTGGCCCAGGCCTTCGCCGGTGCGGCAGGCAGCATCAAGTCGTTGGAGTTCAGAAAAAGAACAAAGGAAGGGACGATCATCTGGGTGCGAGAACGCTTGCGGATTGTGCGTACGGAAGAGACGGGGCCAGTGGCGCTCATCGTCTGCGAAGACATCTCCGCCCGAAAAAAGATTGAGGCGGTGCTGGCCGAGCGGGAGGAGCATTTGCGGCTGTTCATCGAGCACAGCCCGGTTGCGCTGGCGATGTTCGACCAAGAGATGCGGTATCTCGCCGTCAGCCAGCGCTGGAGAGAGGATTATCAGCTTGGTGATCAACCGCTGCTCGGCCGAAGCCACTATGAGGTCTTTCCGGAGGTGCCTGAGCGGTGGAAAGCCATTCATCGCCGATGTTTGGCCGGCGCCGTTGAGAGTTGCAAGGAGGATCCTTTTGGTCGGCTTGATGGCCGCACGAATTGGTCACACTGGGAGATCCGTCCGTGGCTGAGGTCTGAAGGGACCATCGGCGGGATCGTGATTTTTTCGGAAGACATCACGGCCCGCAAACAGGCGGAAATCGCAGCCTATGAAAGTGAGGAGCGGTTTACGTTGGCCGTTCGCGCGACAAACGATGGAATCTGGGATTGGAATATTCTGACAGGAGAACAGCATTGGTCCGGCCGTCACTTTGAACTGTTCGGACTTCAGTCAAGCGAGGTCGTCTCGACCTATGCCTCGTGGAGGGCTCTGGTGCATCCGGATGATGTCGATCGGGTAGACCAAGCCATGTGTCATCACCTCGGCATGTGCGAACCCTACGATGTCGAAGTGCGAGTGAAGATAAACAACGGTGGGTATCGCTGGTTCCGCGACCGCGGCCAGGCGGTGTGGGATGCCTCCGGTCGTCCAATCCGCATGGTCGGATCGATTTCTGATATCACGGAGCAGAGGAATGCCGAGCAGGCTTTGCGGGTCGCGCATGCTGAACTCGAACAACGAGTTGCCGAGCGCACGGAACAGCTCGCCTTGACAAATCGGTCGCTTCAGAAAGAGATCGTTGAGCGCACCAAAGCGGAGGAGGCGATCCGTGAGAGTGAATTGCGATACAAGTTGCTGACAGAAGCGACATTCGACGGCATTGCCATTCACGATCAGGGGGTTTTGCTTGAGGTCAATCCAGGGTTGGAACGGATGTTCGGCTATCAACCGGGTGAACTGCTCGGCCGATCAATCTTGGATCTCATTGCCGAGGAGTCTCTCGACCGAGTCGCCGCCAATATGCGGGATGGTGTGAGAGGACCGTATGAAGCCATCGCGTGCCGCAAGGATGGCACCACCTTTCCCGGTGAAGTCGTGGTCAGGCCCTATCACTATCGGGGAAAGGAAGTTCGTTTGGTGGCAGGCCGCGATATTACGGAGAGGAAGCATCTTGAGGTTGAACGGCTGCGACGGACGGAAGAGCTCGAATGTCAGATCGCCGAACGGACCGCCGAGATCGCCAAGCTGGAATCGCAGCGCGCACAGGCGGAAAAGCTGGCGGCGATGGGTCGCCTCGCAGCCGGTGTCGCGCATGAAATCAACAATCCGATCGCCGGAATCAAAAACGCCTTTACGCTCGTCCGGCAGGCGATTGATCCGACCCATCCGAGCGCGGAGTTCGTCGGGCTGATCGATCGTGAGATTGCTCGTGTGGCCTCGATCATCCAGAATATGTACCAACTCTGTCGACCGGAGACTCGCTCAGGCGAGATGGTGGATGTCCGAATCCTGGTGACGGATCTGGAGGCGTTGCTCACGCCGCTGCTGCAGCAGCGGCGGCTGAAGTTCGTCGTCGATCTGATGTCCGCCCCCCGATGGCTCTGCGTGCCGAGAGGGGATCTTATGCAAGTCATGCTGAATTTGCTGACGAATGCCATTGAGTGCTCGCCCGAAGGGAGTCCGATCACGCTCAGCCTGCGGGAAGAGGCCGATGGAGTTCGGTTGGTGGTGAGGGACCAGGGGGGCGGTATTGCGCCGGAGTATCTGCCGCACATCTTCGATCCCTTTTATACGACGAAGACCGGGCGGGATCAGAAGGGGATGGGGCTCGGTCTGTCCGTCTCGCAGAGTTTGGTGCAGGCGATGGGTGGAACGATTGAGGTCGACACGCAGGTCCACTGCGGATCGACGTTCACCATGTGCTTGCCACGGGATAGGGTGGGAGCAAAAGTGTAA
- a CDS encoding PAS domain-containing protein produces the protein MHAFNNLNTKLKLLLSFGAIQLLLVVVGVLSIVAVMQLSQRVESIFKINVVPLKQLGELQGRSQRMSALIAWHILATDSATMKKWADEIKKLDEEIDKFEVDYAPIIMNDGERKMFGRFHDAWAGYKEVRTAALKKSADFSKDAASEIQNKELAEKLSAMLGAVAELVKENESQAQENHESSKNMAWMLAMVMIVVIVGALAIGLLGSWAVTKFVVTGLENLLEATKQLRSGNLAYRATVGTEEEIGQLAQAFNAMGAQLEETVKNQEQEIASKVAEVKGITDAIGKSQAVIEFQLDGTVLTANENFLQTLGYRLDEITGRHHRMFCSPTYAQSAEYQAFWAKLNRGEFDAGVYPRLRKDGQDIWIQATYNPILDRHGKVYKVVKYAMDITEQQRKAVEFEGTIKAAARAQAVVEFRPDGTVITANENFLRATGYRLDEITGRHHRMFCSPAYAQSAEYQALWTKLNRGEFDMAVYPRLRKDGQELWLQASYNPILDEHGKVYKVVKYATDITAQKTAQVEMEQLVTESQAVLGKLAANDLTQPMTGTYQGELAKIKVSINAVVQNLTQTITTVREAVESVTTGAEEITKGSEDLSQRTSEQAGSLEETSASMEEMTSTVKQNADNAKQANQLAITARDTADKGGVVTKKAVEAMGEINKSSKKIADIITVIDEIAFQTNLLALNAAVEAARAGEHGRGFAVVAAEVRNLAQRSATAAKEIKGLINESIQRVTDGSELVDQSGKTLEEIVHSVKRVTDIIEEITAASQEQASGIDQVNKAILAMDESTQQNAALVEETTSAAQSMKGQAKELMRQVEAFKVQGAAGGLVMSGPASASRSAPVASSVRSVTPRKTTRTHDPIGVGSPNGKDRHSTGDEFEEF, from the coding sequence ATGCACGCATTCAATAATCTCAATACCAAATTAAAACTGCTGCTCAGCTTCGGCGCCATCCAACTTCTCTTGGTGGTCGTGGGCGTCCTATCCATCGTCGCGGTGATGCAATTGAGCCAGCGCGTGGAATCGATCTTCAAGATCAATGTGGTGCCGCTCAAACAACTCGGAGAACTGCAAGGGCGTTCCCAACGGATGAGCGCCCTCATTGCCTGGCACATCCTGGCCACCGACTCGGCTACGATGAAGAAATGGGCGGATGAGATCAAGAAACTGGACGAAGAGATCGACAAGTTCGAAGTGGACTATGCCCCGATCATCATGAACGACGGGGAACGGAAGATGTTTGGACGGTTCCACGATGCCTGGGCCGGATACAAAGAAGTCCGCACGGCCGCACTCAAAAAAAGCGCCGACTTCAGCAAAGACGCCGCGTCTGAAATCCAGAACAAAGAACTGGCTGAGAAACTTTCGGCCATGCTCGGTGCCGTCGCGGAATTGGTGAAGGAGAACGAATCCCAAGCGCAAGAAAACCATGAATCGAGCAAAAACATGGCCTGGATGCTGGCCATGGTCATGATCGTCGTCATTGTGGGCGCACTCGCGATCGGACTGCTCGGCAGTTGGGCGGTGACGAAGTTTGTGGTGACGGGGTTGGAGAACCTGTTGGAAGCCACGAAGCAATTGCGGAGCGGGAACTTGGCGTACCGGGCGACGGTGGGGACGGAGGAGGAGATTGGGCAATTGGCGCAGGCATTCAACGCGATGGGCGCGCAGTTGGAAGAGACGGTGAAAAATCAGGAACAGGAGATTGCCTCCAAAGTGGCGGAAGTCAAAGGGATTACCGATGCCATCGGGAAATCCCAGGCGGTCATCGAGTTTCAGCTCGACGGGACCGTCCTCACGGCGAACGAGAATTTTCTGCAGACCCTGGGGTATCGCCTCGATGAGATCACCGGCCGACACCACCGCATGTTCTGCAGTCCCACCTATGCGCAGAGCGCCGAGTACCAGGCCTTCTGGGCGAAGTTGAACCGCGGTGAATTCGACGCGGGTGTGTACCCTCGGCTGCGTAAAGACGGCCAGGACATCTGGATCCAGGCCACGTACAACCCGATCCTGGATAGGCACGGCAAGGTTTACAAGGTGGTGAAGTATGCGATGGACATCACCGAGCAACAACGCAAGGCGGTGGAATTCGAGGGCACGATCAAGGCGGCGGCCCGTGCCCAAGCGGTCGTCGAGTTTCGGCCAGACGGGACGGTGATCACGGCCAACGAGAACTTCTTGCGGGCCACAGGGTATCGCCTCGATGAGATCACCGGCCGACACCACCGCATGTTCTGCAGTCCCGCCTATGCGCAGAGCGCCGAGTACCAAGCCCTCTGGACGAAACTCAATCGCGGCGAGTTTGACATGGCCGTGTATCCTCGACTGCGCAAAGACGGCCAGGAACTGTGGCTGCAAGCTTCTTATAATCCGATCCTGGATGAGCACGGCAAGGTCTACAAGGTTGTGAAATACGCGACCGATATCACCGCGCAGAAAACGGCGCAGGTGGAGATGGAGCAGTTGGTGACGGAGTCCCAGGCGGTGCTGGGAAAACTGGCGGCGAACGATCTGACGCAACCGATGACGGGCACCTACCAGGGCGAGCTCGCCAAGATCAAGGTGAGCATCAATGCCGTCGTCCAGAACCTGACTCAAACCATCACGACCGTGCGGGAGGCGGTGGAGTCGGTGACGACGGGAGCGGAGGAGATCACCAAAGGGAGCGAAGACCTGTCGCAGCGGACGAGCGAGCAGGCGGGATCGTTGGAAGAGACGAGTGCCTCGATGGAAGAGATGACAAGCACGGTGAAGCAGAACGCCGACAACGCCAAGCAAGCCAATCAGCTGGCGATCACGGCCCGCGACACGGCGGACAAGGGTGGCGTCGTCACGAAGAAAGCCGTCGAGGCGATGGGCGAGATCAACAAGAGCAGCAAGAAGATCGCCGACATCATCACGGTAATCGACGAGATCGCGTTCCAGACGAATCTGTTGGCGTTGAATGCGGCGGTGGAAGCCGCCCGAGCCGGGGAGCATGGGCGGGGCTTCGCGGTGGTGGCGGCGGAAGTGCGAAACCTGGCGCAGCGGTCGGCGACGGCGGCGAAGGAGATCAAGGGATTGATCAACGAATCGATCCAGCGGGTGACGGATGGGAGCGAGCTGGTGGATCAGTCGGGGAAGACGCTGGAGGAGATCGTGCATTCGGTGAAGCGGGTGACGGATATCATCGAGGAGATCACGGCGGCGTCGCAGGAGCAGGCGAGCGGGATCGATCAGGTGAACAAGGCGATCTTGGCGATGGATGAGTCCACGCAGCAGAACGCCGCCCTCGTTGAAGAGACCACCAGTGCCGCCCAGTCCATGAAAGGCCAGGCCAAGGAACTCATGCGCCAGGTGGAGGCCTTCAAGGTCCAGGGCGCAGCGGGGGGGCTGGTGATGAGCGGACCCGCGTCCGCCAGCAGATCCGCGCCTGTTGCCTCGTCGGTCCGATCGGTGACTCCTCGGAAAACGACGAGAACCCATGATCCCATAGGGGTCGGCTCCCCCAACGGCAAGGATCGACACAGCACGGGCGATGAGTTTGAGGAGTTCTAA
- a CDS encoding HAMP domain-containing protein encodes MGRTFKVVELATDISDQKRAQNRVEKLIEAASVGQLSERIASEEFIGASKEFTEGVNRLLDSVVTPLHEAQQVLAALAANDLTQQMTGAYQGEFERIKSSINSVVRNMSQTLWAVREAAESVSLGSEHITKGNEDLSRRTSEQASALEETSASMEEMTSTVKQNADNAKQANQLAAAARETADQGGDVTKRAVEAMGEINKSSKKIVDIITVIDEIAFQTNLLALNAAVEAARAGEHGRGFAVVAAEVRNLAQRSATAAKEIKGLITESIQRVTEGSTLVDQSGKTLEEIMIAVKRVTDIIAEISAASQEQASGIDQVNKAIMSMDDTTQQNAALVEETTSASQSLQTQARALHQRVLKFNIQATEAEKAAMPPVDHLRQFVAHTVHDAYGETSEPSVRMRTSVPTIGKSRGHVPMAVGKKALKTKVATGLSEAKRARDDKDRRVMGEEFEEF; translated from the coding sequence ATGGGGCGAACGTTCAAGGTGGTGGAATTGGCAACCGATATCTCGGACCAAAAACGGGCTCAGAATAGAGTCGAAAAGTTGATTGAGGCGGCGTCAGTGGGGCAATTGTCGGAACGGATCGCATCCGAGGAATTCATCGGTGCGTCGAAGGAATTTACGGAAGGCGTCAATCGTCTGCTCGATTCGGTGGTGACGCCGCTCCATGAGGCGCAGCAGGTGCTGGCGGCCTTGGCCGCCAACGATCTGACGCAGCAAATGACCGGCGCCTATCAGGGCGAATTTGAACGGATAAAGAGCAGCATCAATTCCGTGGTCCGCAACATGTCGCAGACTCTGTGGGCGGTCCGGGAAGCGGCTGAAAGCGTGTCGTTAGGCTCCGAACATATTACAAAAGGAAATGAAGATCTCTCCCGGCGCACCAGCGAACAAGCCTCCGCGCTCGAGGAAACGTCGGCCTCGATGGAAGAGATGACGAGCACGGTGAAACAGAACGCCGACAACGCGAAGCAGGCCAATCAGCTGGCGGCGGCGGCGCGCGAGACGGCGGACCAGGGAGGCGACGTGACCAAGCGGGCGGTGGAGGCGATGGGCGAGATCAACAAGAGCAGCAAGAAGATCGTCGACATCATCACCGTGATTGACGAGATCGCGTTCCAGACGAATCTGCTGGCCTTGAACGCCGCTGTGGAAGCGGCGCGGGCCGGGGAGCATGGGCGTGGATTTGCCGTGGTGGCGGCGGAGGTGCGGAACCTGGCGCAGCGGTCGGCGACGGCGGCGAAGGAGATCAAAGGACTGATCACTGAATCGATCCAGCGGGTGACGGAGGGGAGCACGCTGGTGGATCAGTCGGGGAAGACGCTGGAGGAAATCATGATCGCGGTGAAGCGAGTCACGGACATCATCGCGGAGATCAGCGCGGCGTCGCAGGAACAGGCGAGCGGGATCGACCAGGTGAACAAAGCGATCATGTCGATGGATGACACCACGCAGCAGAACGCCGCGCTCGTGGAGGAAACCACCAGCGCCAGCCAATCGCTCCAAACCCAAGCGCGAGCCCTCCATCAGCGAGTGCTGAAGTTCAATATTCAGGCGACGGAAGCGGAGAAAGCCGCAATGCCGCCGGTCGATCATCTGAGGCAGTTTGTGGCGCACACCGTTCATGACGCCTACGGGGAGACGAGCGAGCCGTCGGTTCGAATGCGCACGTCCGTTCCGACAATCGGGAAGAGCCGGGGGCACGTTCCGATGGCGGTAGGAAAGAAGGCGTTAAAGACCAAGGTTGCGACCGGCCTGTCCGAAGCCAAGCGGGCACGCGACGACAAGGACCGCCGAGTCATGGGCGAGGAATTCGAAGAATTCTAG